The Acidobacteriota bacterium sequence TTGACGGCGGGAAAGAATTCGGCCAGCTCGCGCAGGGCGAGCTCAAGGATCTCCGGCTTCGACTTCTCCACCAGGTCTTTCGAGGAGCTGACGACGAGTTCGAGGTAAGAACCGGTTTCTCGTTTCTCGTTTCCCGTTTCTCGCGGCGCGAGCAGATTCGACTTGTTGAACATCCACTGGATGGTGCGGTCGAGCAGCACAGCGTGGTCAAGGCCGGTGACCTGGCGATCGAACCAGAAGTGGATGCCGGTGATAGGCGAATGCTCGAGCTTGCGCAACGCGGCGTGCAGCGGCTCAGCGGGTGGCTCGGCGGGCAAGATCTTAGCGAGCACTTCGAAAGGGACGGCAAGGATGAGGTAGTCGGAGACGATCTCAGTCGTCCCTACGGGACTCGCACTGTCACTGGTCCCTTCGGGATTCGGAGGGACGGCGAGACGGACGCAAGCACGCTCCCCCGACGTAGTGAATCCCTCCACGCGCGCGCGCAGGCGCACCTCCCCGCCGCGCTCGCGGATGTAGTCCGCGGCCACGCCATAGAGTTCGCTGAGCGGGACGGAGGGGACACCCATGCGTCCCGCCTGCCACGACTTGAGGAACGACTCACGGAAGACCTGCGCAGCGTAATGGATGCTCATGCGGTCGAGGTCTTCGTTGAGCGCGCTGACCAAGACGACTTTCCAGAAGCGCTCGATGGCGCGCTCGGTCTGTCCATGGCGGCGCAACCACGCCAGGAACGTCTCATCGGTCTCCTGCGGCAAGCCGGGCACGAGGAGAGCCATCACGCGCGCGATGGCGAGCTTGTCTAACAGTGAAAGCGAATGCGCCATCAAGAACGAGGGTGCGTTGTGGAATGGCTCCGGCCACCCGGAGGGCCAGATCTTCGACTGGCGGCCGCCGGGCTCGATGAAGGTGAGCTGGTCGTACCAGCGGATCCGATCTTCGACCTTCAGGCGGCGGTAGAAGTCGATGAGGTTGGTGCAGCAGCCGAGGAGGACGTGCTGGCAGTTGTCGACTGTTTCATTCGTTCCGGGGTGCTCGTAGGAGGAAGCTCTGCCGCCGAGATACGGACGGCGCTCCAGCAATGTGACTTTGAATCCGGAATCGGCCAGCGCGCAGGCAGCGGAGAGTCCGGCGAGACCGCCACCGACGACGGTGACTGTTGGCATAGTGGATGGCGTCATGCGAGCTGGCGCACGAAT is a genomic window containing:
- the hpnE gene encoding hydroxysqualene dehydroxylase HpnE — protein: MPTVTVVGGGLAGLSAACALADSGFKVTLLERRPYLGGRASSYEHPGTNETVDNCQHVLLGCCTNLIDFYRRLKVEDRIRWYDQLTFIEPGGRQSKIWPSGWPEPFHNAPSFLMAHSLSLLDKLAIARVMALLVPGLPQETDETFLAWLRRHGQTERAIERFWKVVLVSALNEDLDRMSIHYAAQVFRESFLKSWQAGRMGVPSVPLSELYGVAADYIRERGGEVRLRARVEGFTTSGERACVRLAVPPNPEGTSDSASPVGTTEIVSDYLILAVPFEVLAKILPAEPPAEPLHAALRKLEHSPITGIHFWFDRQVTGLDHAVLLDRTIQWMFNKSNLLAPRETGNEKRETGSYLELVVSSSKDLVEKSKPEILELALRELAEFFPAVKDAKVMKQTVIKEIHATYSAKPRSDDYRPPQRTGWPRVFLAGDWTATGWPATMEGAVRSGYRAAEELARAAASTEKSPQKYLVPDLPSKGFMRWFKG